The Halichoerus grypus chromosome 3, mHalGry1.hap1.1, whole genome shotgun sequence genome segment cataatttcctttaaaacaatttCCTTTAGCTGTGGGGGAACACTCCCTTCTAAGGTACCACTCCATCTTTACCCTCTTACAGAATATCCCAACATTTCAAAGAAATTCACATGTTCAGCGTTCGTTTAAGAACAGGAGTACTAGAATGACTTTTATGGAAGATTTTTGGTGCCTTCATTAAAGATGTGCCTAACAATTTAgtcttccaataaaactttgtgaaatacatgtattttatttttctactttttttccagaaaaaggtgttttttttttttatgcgaATCTATCAGGCCTCCATATGACCAAATCTGTTTATTGTACACACCAATATTGTCCTTGATATCTCACAAGTAGATTGTTCTATTTTAAGGGAGTAGACCGGAAACAGGAAAGTGTTGAGGAAAGTCTGATAGAAATTTTTCTTCTGCAATTCTAACACTGCAGtacagctattattatttttaaagtaccatTTCAGAGGGGAAAAACCAGAGAGAACATTTGGTTGAAAGCATCTAGCATGTCTGTGATGATGATCCTTGATCTTGCATTCTAGTatgtttaaaaggaaacattGCCACATTTGGTCGTCGTTGGACTCTGCATCTTCCAGCGTTCTGGGAGAAGTTGTTTGCCACAGTCCCTTAGCCTACTTCCAACTTTCCAAGTTCCATCTGCAACTTCAGTCACTTAATACTTACTGCAGCAGCACGGTCTTTGATTACACAAAGGAATTTTGATTACATTATGTGCTGccaaatgactaaaataaaagatttctcaAGCAGTCTCGGTTTTCCCCCCTTGGTCTTTATAGCTATCGGGATGTGGGTAGGAAACCTAACAGTCCAAGCTATCTACTGGAGCTTCTAAGTGGCTGCTCTCCAGGAGGCAGCCGATCTGCCTGCACCGAGGCTGGCTCTCTGGCCCGGGCTGCCTTCAGGTCGTTGCTTGTTCAAGGCATGTTCCGATGGATGGATCGGATTTGATGGATCGATTCCCCCTCTCTTACCTCTCAGTTGTTCCTGGTCCGCCACATCGCACTGGATGAAGAAAGTCTTCTGAGGTTCAAACTGCTCATCCAAGGCAGCTTTACACTTTACACCTGCTTCAAGATTCCAATCGACCAGCGCTACCTATAGACAAGAGGAGAGGCATCGACGTCCTGAGCAGCTTGTGAAACAGACGAACAGTAAATAAACACCAGGACGCTCCCCTCTTGGACCTCAGATTCTGCAGTTAAAGTTGGGGGTCTCTCCCCAGCAGCTTCGGAGGTCTGCTCGAGACGGTCAGCCTCAGCAGCTTTTGAAAGCGGCAAGGTGGGCAGCCCGGGGCGCGGCGCCCTGGCTCCCCGGGGAGTCATGTGGCTGGGTGGGGGGACGAGGGTCGGGGTGGGAAGACAAGTTTCCGCGGCCGGGCGCCACGCTTACCTTGGCGCCCTTGTGCAGGAGCGCCTCCGCAAAGGCTCTGCCGATGCCCTGCGCCGCGCCGGTCACCAGCGCCACTTTGCCGTTCACGTGCATGGTGCGGCCGCTGCTCCGGGGCGGTGGGCGAGCTCGGCGTCTCGGCGCGGCCGCAGCTTTTATGGCCCCCTGCGCGCGCGTGCAGCCAGCCCTGCCGGGCGCTCTCCTGCGAGTGGGCGGGGATGAAACTGTCAAGCCCGCTCCGGGGAACCCACTGCTGTGTCACCTGGCCCTGAGCGCTCCGAGAAGCCAAGCTTCGCGATCTTTGCCTTCCTGACTCGCAGCCCGGGTCAGAGCCTCCCCTTGGCCTCTGACTGAGCGGCTGGCAGGGCTctgacaggaaaaacaaaacaaaacaaaacaaaacaaaacaaaaaagattaccTTCAGTGCGCTAAAGACCACCGGGAtaagaggagggcagaggaggggctcGGGAGCTTGGTTTCCTCCTCCTACCCGAACATCCTCCCCTCTctcgcccccccccgcccccacaataagaaacaaaaacaagcaaacagcaAAACCTTAGGGGTGTTGCTCTTTGTCTCAATCTAAGTTTACATCTGAATTCCCATGTCTCGGCGATCCGAGTGTCAATTGTGTGTCATCTTTACTTGCACAGGACTTCCAGAGTCGCTGTTAGCCTGGTGAACTGTTGGTTCAATGGAATGCTTACTCATTGAATCATACTAGCTTTGGAGGCTCTGAGTTGCCAGTGTGGGAAAGAGGTTCTCAGTCTTCCAGGAACTTGAGTGTAAGCTGTGTATCCAAGATGCATTCAGCCAGGGCTGTTCTTCTGAcctaatcacttttttttttttttcttgttatcaCCTGCAGGCTTCAATTTTAGTTCTGTAAGCTTAATACCTGGTTGGCATGTATTATGAAACCTAAGCCTTTGGGGAGATGAAAGTCAGGCAAAAAGGCTTAACTAACAGCCGAATGAAGCCTTTGTGTACTTCCTTGCTACTTATTGGAGATATGGGCGCAGGTGACTGGGTCAGCACTGAAGGCGTTTGGGCGGGCTGTGTGAAATATACGTTGTCAGTAAGCCGGAAGAAAGACTTCCAAGTTGATTTGAAATTGGGTCTTCAAAAAATGTTGAGAAATTAAGACAGGAAAAGAGATTTACATTCTATCATGATAATTAAAAGTCATAATATGAAGAGTGCGTTGAGGGATCATATTGAAAGAGAACAgcagaggacaaaaaaaaaaaaaggaaataaacaaaaacccaatACCTCTAGTGGCATGcacagaacagagaagaaaaggaatgagCTCCTCAGCAGGAAGGAACTACTAACAGAGAAGGAACCACTAGAGGAACATCGGACCATGCTGGGAGTGCAAAGTGTTACAGCACATATGGGGGAAAATAGATTCAAGAAGAAAGGAGTGGTTAATTATACAGACTACTCTAAGCAGCACAAGGAAAGGACAGATGGAGGAATGCTTCggatttttcaagaaaagaatTAGTGTGAATAAATTTACAAGGCACAGAAACCAAATGGCTGAAATTTaaggagaaaatggggagaaatgGGTATCACAGGAGTTCAAGATAttacatggaaagaaatggatCAGACAGTAGTCAGAAAGATCAGAGGAAAAACCAGTTTTTCCTCTAAGGAAGGACAGGAGGACTGATTCAGCTTAAAAGGCCAGGAGTCTGTGAGAGTGAGAGGAACCCGAAGCAGTCTGTGGGTACAGAAGAGCGTTGGCTTCAGACTCACACAAAATGGGTTTGGATCTTACTTGACCAGCagtctgaccttgggcaagtttcttcaactctctgtgcctcagactTCTTCTTAGTAGAGTAGCAGTTCCTATAAGAATTTggtgaaaattaaattatgtaatacatataaagcactttttcagtgtctggcacaaagtCATGCAATAAATATCTGTTCTAACTAATTACTTCTGGATTATTCATAAATAATACATGTGagatagaaaagaaaaggtgagaaacagttttttgtttgtttgggttatttatttatttatttatgtatttatagtaCATAGGAAGAACTGGAATCTAGGGCAGTTAGTACCTTTTAATCCCTTTCCTCTCAGCTTCCACTGTCACCATCTTTGTTCAGACCCTTAACTTTCTCCTGTGATAGCAATTGAATTCACATCCTGAATTACTTTGCCCACAAATTTCCTAAATCCAATTCAGCTTCCACACTCCTCCCAGGAAAAGTTCTAACCTATTGATCTAGTCATGTTTGGACATTCTCACTTTCAAAATCCGTAAAATACCCAAACTCTCGGGCACTGCATGGGAAGAGGGCATAGCCTTCCACGCCCCGTGTCTTTCTTGTAGCCTCTCTTTAGAGTCTAGGAAGTGGAATCAGTTAAAACCTACCCCACTCGCCAAGCCTCGGGCCCTTGCCATCTTCTGTCTTCTCACCTGA includes the following:
- the HPGD gene encoding 15-hydroxyprostaglandin dehydrogenase [NAD(+)] isoform X4 — its product is MHVNGKVALVTGAAQGIGRAFAEALLHKGAKVALVDWNLEAGVKCKAALDEQFEPQKTFFIQCDVADQEQLRDTFRKVVDHFGRLDILVNNAGVNNEKNWEKTVQINLVSVISGTYLGLDYMSKQNGGEGGIIINMSSLADGS